In Zingiber officinale cultivar Zhangliang chromosome 8B, Zo_v1.1, whole genome shotgun sequence, a single genomic region encodes these proteins:
- the LOC122014068 gene encoding serine carboxypeptidase-like 40, with translation MKPSFICLFFLLLLLLCFLHCVAFGAVRQRDALNKFYFNNGARRSSSSSSSSSSWASSLLSVSGQKSKVYDNSRLKEGEKVVRLPGQPEGVNFDQYAGYVTVDRANGRALFYYFVEAAKNSGSNPIVLWLNGGPGCSSLGYGAMEELGPFRVMSDGKTLYRNPYAWNEVANVLFLESPAGVVFSYSNTTSDYARSGDRRTATDALVFLVNWFERFPEYKGRDFFITGESYAGHYVPQLAHAILNHKDRLINLKGIAIENFDPCTSNYVEAYLNNLEVQKALHANITKLNYTWSGCSGDFDGVVPVTSTRYSLKKLKLKVKAPWRAWMLNSEVGGYTVVYDHNLTFTTIRGAGHEVPSYQPARALEMIKSFLQGLHLPTI, from the exons ATGAAGCCAAGTTTCATttgtctcttcttcctcctcctcctcctcctctgtttCTTACACTGCGTGGCTTTCGGCGCGGTGAGGCAGAGAGATGCACTGAACAAGTTCTACTTTAACAACGGAGCAAGGaggtcttcttcttcatcttcttcttcttcttcatgggcGAGCAGTCTTCTTTCGGTATCCGGCCAGAAGTCGAAGGTCTACGACAATAGCAGGCTGAAGGAGGGGGAAAAGGTTGTTCGGCTACCTGGCCAGCCGGAAGGGGTGAATTTCGATCAGTACGCTGGGTATGTCACAGTCGACAGAGCCAACGGACGGGCTTTGTTTTACTACTTTGTCGAGGCTGCCAAGAACAGCGGGTCGAATCCTATTGTGCTCTGGCTCAATGGAG GGCCAGGGTGTTCGTCACTGGGGTACGGCGCCATGGAGGAGCTCGGGCCGTTTCGGGTCATGAGCGACGGCAAAACTCTGTACAGGAATCCCTACGCTTGGAACGAAG TGGCGAATGTCTTGTTCCTAGAGAGCCCTGCCGGCGTCGTCTTCTCCTACTCCAACACCACGTCGGACTACGCTAGGAGTGGAGACCGTAGGACGGCGACCGACGCGCTGGTTTTCCTCGTCAACTGGTTCGAGCGGTTCCCGGAGTATAAGGGGAGGGACTTCTTCATCACCGGCGAGAGCTACGCCGGCCACTACGTCCCCCAGCTCGCCCACGCCATACTCAACCACAAAGATCGCCTCATCAACCTCAAAGGCATCGCG ATTGAGAATTTTGATCCTTGTACTTCTAATTACGTGGAGGCATACCTTAACAATCTTGAGGTACAGAAAGCTCTACATGCCAATATCACAAAGCTCAATTACACATGGTCTGGTTGTAG CGGTGACTTTGATGGAGTAGTTCCTGTTACTTCCACAAGATACTCTCTCAAGAAGCTAAAGCTTAAAGTGAAGGCTCCATGGAGAGCTTGGATGCTTAACAGTGAG GTTGGGGGATATACTGTGGTGTATGATCACAATTTGACATTTACCACTATTCGAGGAGCCGGACATGAAGTTCCAAGTTATCAGCCAGCTCGAGCTCTGGAGATGATCAAGAGTTTTCTTCAAGGGCTGCATCTACCTACTAtttaa